In a genomic window of Bicyclus anynana chromosome 5, ilBicAnyn1.1, whole genome shotgun sequence:
- the LOC112054630 gene encoding leucine-rich repeat-containing protein 23-like: MSLTGASMLKSRFDISKSRTEAEPEEIEEENTEAKEEEVKEEEVSVEDKIVYPERRLNRSEVSVRLSLLGKTAEGDGYTYLKAACTGMSLTNISAIKSFQHLQFVDVSDNCLDLENLQAVTELPFLVLIHADKNLLYSAALKRMKYMQVIIMNNNFLTSVEDVYQPELSTLEVGYNKIKKIEFAKKMPNIKCLDFRHNLVRDIESIDFPNLDSLYLAGNEITSLVGIERLVNLRILHVRKNPIKLLNGFNSELKKLQYINLRNCKVATLRQVKKLRVLPALETLILKGCPYMGGTGEENPVVAEEEEPAELRIEVLASLPRLKRLNKGVVTPEERAEAKELLKQWIEEGENDEEEMVEEKEDGSIID, translated from the exons ATGTCTTTAACAGGTGCCAGTATGTTAAAATCACGTTTTGACATTTCAAAATCACGAACAGAAGCAGAACCAGAAGAGATAGAAGAGGAGAACACAGAAGCTAAGGAAGAAGAAGTTAAGGAAGAGGAAGTAAGCGTTGAAGACAAAATTGTCTATCCGGAGAGGCGGCTGAATAGATCAGAAGTTAGCGTTCGGCTCAGCTTACTTGGAAAAACTGCGGAAGGCGATGG atACACGTATTTAAAAGCAGCATGCACTGGGATGAGTCTAACCAACATATCGGCGATCAAATCATTTCAACACTTACAGTTTGTGGACGTTTCCGATAACTGTTTGGATTTGGAAAATTTACAAGCAGTGACCGAACTACCGTTTCTTGTGTTGATACATGCTGATAAAAACTTACTATACTCGGCTGCGCTCAAGAGAATGAAATATATGCAAGTTATCATTATGAACAACAACTTCTTAACATCCGTTGAAGACGTTTATCAACCAGAATTAAGCACATTGGAAGTAGGatataataagataaaaaaaatcgaatttgcaaaaaaaatgccAAACATAAAGTGTTTAGACTTCAGACACAACTTGGTCCGAGATATAGAAAGCATAGATTTTCCCAATTTAGACAGTTTATACTTAGCCGGGAATGAGATTACCTCTCTGGTTGGAATAGAGAGACTTGTGAACTTGAGAATTTTACACGTTCGTAAGAATCCTATCAAACTATTGAATGGTTTCAATTCTGAGTTGAAAAAGTTGCAGTACATAAATTTACGCAACTGTAAGGTTGCTACCCTGAGACAAGTTAAGAAGCTACGG GTTTTGCCTGCTCTGGAAACACTAATATTGAAAGGTTGTCCATACATGGGTGGCACAGGTGAAGAAAATCCAGTTGTAGCGGAGGAAGAAGAACCAGCTGAATTGAGAATTGAAGTTTTAGCTTCGCTTCCACGGCTAAAGAGACTTAATAAAGGAGTTGTTACTCCTGAAGAaag GGCTGAAGCAAAAGAACTTTTAAAGCAATGGATCGAGGAAGGCGAGAATGATGAAGAGGAAATGGTAGAAGAGAAGGAAGACGGCTCTATTATAGACTGA